The Salvelinus namaycush isolate Seneca chromosome 13, SaNama_1.0, whole genome shotgun sequence genome includes a region encoding these proteins:
- the LOC120058492 gene encoding thioredoxin domain-containing protein 9-like has protein sequence MASQSMEIMAKALEQQVLQSARMVEEQLDKELGKLERMDDDEMERLKERRMEALKKSQKQKQEWLSKGHGEYKEIPSEKDFFPEVKESNRVVCHFYRDSTFRCKILDKHLGILAKKHLETKFIKLNVDKAPFLTERLRIKVIPTLALVKDGKTKDYVVGFTDLGNTDEFSTEVLEWRLGCSDVINYSGNLMEPPTLTQKSGSKFTKVEKTIRGRGHDSDSGSEDD, from the exons ATGGCGAGTCAGTCGATGGAGATCATGGCCAAAGCGCTGGAGCAGCAAGTGCTGCAGTCAGCCAGGATGGTGGAGGAGCAGTTGGACAAAGAGCTGGGGAAGCTGGAGCGCATGGATGACGACGAGATGGAAaggctgaaggagaggaggatggaggccCTCAAGAAATCCCAGAAACAGAAGCAG GAGTGGCTGTCTAAAGGGCATGGGGAGTATAAGGAAATCCCCAGTGAGAAAGATTTCTTCCCAGAGGTGAAGGAGAGCAATCGTGTGGTCTGCCATTTCTACAGAGACTCCACTTTCAG ATGCAAGATCCTGGACAAGCACCTGGGCATCCTGGCCAAGAAGCACCTGGAGACTAAGTTCATCAAGCTGAATGTGGACAAGGCGCCGTTCCTGACAGAGAGGCTGCGGATCAAGGTGATTCCCACGTTGGCGCTGGTTAAGGACGGGAAGACCAAGGATTACGTGGTGGGATTCACCGACCTGGGGAACACGGACGAGTTCTCCACAGAGGTGCTGGAGTGGAGATTGGGCTGCTCTGACGTCATCAACTACAG TGGTAACCTAATGGAGCCCCCCACCCTGACACAGAAATCTGGTTCAAAGTTCACCAAGGTGGAGAAGACCATCAGAGGGAGAGGACACGATTCAGACTCTGGTTCTGAAGATGACTAG